One window of the Cryptomeria japonica chromosome 7, Sugi_1.0, whole genome shotgun sequence genome contains the following:
- the LOC131047293 gene encoding putative UPF0481 protein At3g02645, with amino-acid sequence MESKKAVNAKIDPDRWIIQVRDNLQREEEEEGGVRVSVFKVPKEALQAKPEAYTPQCVSIGPYHHWKSELYEMEGYKLGAARAFQKRIDGNRFESVVEEVRKYERRMRSCYHKYLDYSGETLAWIMALDASFVLECTQFLASHDSSEGNGVSKLLDPSGRSATHNAIVRDMMMLENQLPLFLLEKMLEMELGSQDMAEERLCDLVRGACIDMSPFLFNFPDSSRLRITESSHLLEALYFSLVQSALKDDLNAKGSEEEQRPSPNISSIPQEFSFLWRAFHSFKMGPMGKFMGSFLRFIINLPFRVLCVLGKLLKQSFVRLTRKLPFRVPSVVGKLAVLRAFKWLLTLISGFKEAGEAGEGSSSVEIPPTRDELDIPCVADLYYAGVKFLPTDGDLTTIRFDSASATLYLPKLRLDSNTEVIIRNLVAFKASVASGDLIFVRYTDFMNGIIDTDEDVRLLISSGILYHHLESDGNVASLWNGMGKCVKLTKVKFLDKVIADVNSYYKRTWSVAMVGYVKKFIFSSWPCLSLLAVLVLLLLTCLQTFCSFFNCRFQLKDTNLLQD; translated from the coding sequence ATGGAGTCGAAGAAAGCAGTTAATGCAAAGATTGATCCCGACCGCTGGATTATTCAAGTGAGGGATAATCTGCagagagaagaggaggaagaaggggGAGTCCGTGTCTCTGTATTCAAAGTGCCCAAGGAAGCGTTGCAAGCTAAGCCAGAAGCATATACCCCGCAGTGTGTTTCTATCGGGCCATATCACCACTGGAAATCTGAGCTGTACGAAATGGAGGGATACAAGCTCGGTGCTGCTCGGGCATTCCAGAAAAGAATTGATGGTAACAGGTTCGAGTCCGTAGTGGAAGAGGTACGTAAGTACGAACGCCGAATGCGAAGCTGCTATCACAAATACCTGGACTACAGCGGCGAAACTTTGGCATGGATCATGGCTTTGGACGCCTCATTTGTGCTCGAATGCACGCAATTCCTAGCCAGCCATGATTCTTCAGAAGGAAATGGGGTGTCAAAACTTTTGGACCCATCTGGCAGAAGCGCTACCCACAATGCCATAGTGAGAGACATGATGATGCTGGAAAATCAGTTGCCGTTATTCCTCTTGGAGAAGATGTTGGAGATGGAGCTGGGCTCACAAGACATGGCAGAAGAGAGGCTCTGCGATTTAGTAAGAGGTGCATGTATAGACATGTCACCATTCTTGTTCAACTTCCCCGACAGTTCAAGGCTGCGTATAACAGAGAGCAGTCACCTACTGGAGGCGCTCTATTTCTCTCTTGTCCAGTCTGCTCTCAAGGATGATCTCAACGCAAAGGGCAGTGAGGAAGAGCAGCGGCCATCGCCCAACATATCAAGCATCCCACAAGAATTCAGTTTTCTATGGAGGGCTTTTCATTCGTTCAAAATGGGCCCCATGGGGAAATTCATGGGGAGCTTCCTTCGGTTCATAATAAACTTGCCCTTCCGAGTCCTGTGTGTCCTGGGCAAGCTGTTGAAACAGAGCTTCGTTCGGTTGACGAGGAAGTTACCCTTCCGCGTCCCCTCTGTTGTGGGCAAGCTGGCAGTCCTGCGAGCGTTTAAGTGGCTCTTAACACTAATTTCTGGATTCAAGGAAGCAGGGGAAGCAGGGGAAGGAAGCTCCTCTGTGGAGATTCCTCCTACACGGGACGAGCTGGACATTCCCTGTGTTGCTGATTTATACTATGCGGGAGTGAAGTTCCTTCCCACTGATGGAGACCTCACAACAATTCGCTTCGACTCGGCTAGTGCCACTCTTTATCTTCCCAAACTGAGGTTGGACTCGAACACAGAAGTGATTATCAGAAATCTGGTGGCGTTCAAAGCTTCGGTGGCGTCTGGTGATCTCATCTTCGTTCGCTACACCGATTTCATGAACGGCATCATCGACACAGACGAAGATGTTCGTCTGCTGATAAGTAGCGGCATCCTTTACCATCACCTGGAAAGCGACGGGAATGTGGCAAGCTTGTGGAACGGCATGGGGAAATGTGTGAAATTGACGAAAGTAAAGTTTTTAGATAAAGTTATTGCAGACGTGAATAGCTATTATAAGCGGACATGGAGCGTCGCCATGGTAGGATACGTGAAGAAATTCATCTTTAGTTCATGGCCGTGTCTGTCTTTGTTGGCTGTGCTCGTACTCTTGCTTCTCACATGTTTGCAGACCTTCTGCTCTTTCTTTAACTGTAGGTTTCAGTTGAAAGACACCAATTTATTGCAGGACTAA